Genomic segment of uncultured Methanobrevibacter sp.:
AACAAGTATATCTACAAGTTTTTTATCATTAAGATAACTGCCACCTTTTAAAGTGTCTTCAATATGTGCTTCTATTGAATCATCAGCATCTACAGCTTTAAAGACAGCATTATATCCTCCTTCAGCCATCCCAGTACATCCAGATCTGAAAGTCAAACCTTTTGAAACAATAAGTGGTTTAAGTCCAGCTTTATCTACTTCAATAGCTGCTCTTGAACCTGCTCCTCCTGAACCAATGATTAAAACATCAGTTGATATTGTTTTAATTTCCATAGTTATTACCTGTAAAAATTTTATACTAATTTTAATCTTTGTTTTTAATTGTTAAAATAAATTTGTTTTTAAAAACACTGTTGAAATCCCCTAATTTTTTACAGTTGAAATTGCACATATGTTGTATTAGATTGTTAAATAAAAAAGATAGGATTTTACCTCTTGAATTACATAAATGCAAATGTTTCAGGAGGTAAATAAATAATATTATCTTCTTTAACAATATTTGATGTGGTGTTTGAAATAATTATACCATGAGGAGAATTATAAGTATTAATAGCACGTTTAATTTGACTTTTATTCTTTTTACCACAGCTTACTTCAATTGGAATAGGTTTTTCCAATCCTCTTTGAACAATAAAGTCAACATTTTTCTCGCTACTCTTTTTTTTACTGTCATCATAGTATATTTTATAATTCATCTGACTTTTATTATCCAAATCATGAAAACTTGAAGCTACATAAGTTTCAAGTAGTTTTCCCATATATGCTGTTTCATCTTCAAATGTAGCATTACCTATGTTTAATATAAGATTATGTTTTAAACTTGATGTTGCAAAAAAATATTCATAAGGTTTTGTTGTTCGTTTTACTGATGAAGTAAATGGTTCAATATGAAATATTAACTGTGTTTTTTCAAGAATATCTAATACTTTAGTGACTAAAGCAATTTTAGCATCAAAATGATTTGAAATAGAACCTTTTGAGACTTCTCCAGGATTTTGAAAAGCAAAAAAATTCAAAATCTGAAAAGCAAGATACTGTGTATCATTATTTATACCTTCAATATTGGTCATATCAGTTGTAACAACTTTATCTACCATATTAACAATTTTTTTAGTTATATCATTAGTATTTTGATAAAATGATGATGGAAAACCTCCAAATTCTAAGAAATTCTTCCATTCATATATATTGTAGTTTGAGAAATTTGAATATATGTTAATTATTCTTCTTTCTAACTCATTAACATCATATATGTTTCCATCAAAAATCATTTGAATTAATGGATTTGAAATATCATTTTTAAAATCACCATATTTTAATTTTAAATGTTGTGAATAGGTTAATGGGTAAATTGGAATATTTAATAATCTTCTTGCAGCATCAGGATTATGAGAAAGTTTAAGTGCAGATGATCCGCTAAAAATCATGAAAATATTTTTACTTCCATCGAATATTAATTTTCCATTTAATGCCCAATCTTTATCATATTGTGCTTCATCAACTAATATGAATACTGGTTTAGATAATGTTTCAATAATTGAATTATGATAGGTTTCTAAATAGGAATTAACAACACTAAATATATCAACATCACCTATTTTTTTAAATCGATCACAGGAAAAATACAAAATATCCTGGGAGGATATTCCTTTTTTGTTTAGAAGATAGTCATATATTTGAAATAGCAAAGTTGTTTTTCCAACATCCCGTAATCCTGGCAAAACAAGAAATCGATTTATATTTTCTCCTTCAAGAAAATCATCAATATATTTTATAATATTATCATAATCAGAACGTTTATTGAACTTTTTATCTTTGTGTGTTAACTCTTGATCTAATTTCAGTGGTGTTGATAATATTTGATTTCTAATATATCTGTTCTGCAATTCGTTCATTGTTCTAGCCTCCTCGAAATAATAACTATTTTTATATATGTTCATAGTTATTTATAAAGACTACTACTTTTAATCGTTATAGTTATTTATAAAGACTACTACTTTTAATCGTTATAGTTATTTATAAAGACTACTACTTTTAATCGTAATAGTTTTAAAATTTGATTTTTACAACTTAATTTAATCTGACTGAATGTTATGATTATTATTTAAAAAGAAAATGTTTTTTGATTTCATTAGTTATATTAATAAATAAAAATAAATTATGTAGTTGTATGTTAATGATTAATTTAAATAATTTGGATTATTTATTTTATTAAATTAATTATATGATTGATATTTTTAAATAGGATTATATTTCATTGCATATATTTGGAGGTTATTTAATGAAAATTGATGGAACAGTTACAACTGGTTTGGGAAAAGCTGCTTATTTTTTATCACAGGATTTTTATGTTAATAATTTTGAAAAAAATTGTGGATTTCGTCCTTATCCGGGAACTTTAAATGTTATAGTTCCAGAAAAATACCTTCCTCAAATAAATAAAATAAAAGATGAATGTAAAAATATTATAAAACCAGATGAAGGTTTTGGAGCTGTTAAATACATAGAATCAAAATTAAATGATGATATAAAAGGAGCAATTGTATTTCCAGCTAAAACAACACATGAAGAAAATTATCTGGAATTTATAGCTAAAGATAAACTTAGAGATAAATTAAATCTTGAGGATGGGGATGTTGTAAGTATTGAATTGTAAAATGAAAAGTTAGTTAAGAAACTTTTTTATAATATAATTAATATACTATTTGATTGTACAATTCTCAGGGCGGAGTGAAATTCTCCACCGGTGGTGTTTCTAAATTAGATAAGTCCACGAGCACATGTTGT
This window contains:
- a CDS encoding DUF120 domain-containing protein, which produces MKIDGTVTTGLGKAAYFLSQDFYVNNFEKNCGFRPYPGTLNVIVPEKYLPQINKIKDECKNIIKPDEGFGAVKYIESKLNDDIKGAIVFPAKTTHEENYLEFIAKDKLRDKLNLEDGDVVSIEL
- a CDS encoding ATP-binding protein, whose protein sequence is MNELQNRYIRNQILSTPLKLDQELTHKDKKFNKRSDYDNIIKYIDDFLEGENINRFLVLPGLRDVGKTTLLFQIYDYLLNKKGISSQDILYFSCDRFKKIGDVDIFSVVNSYLETYHNSIIETLSKPVFILVDEAQYDKDWALNGKLIFDGSKNIFMIFSGSSALKLSHNPDAARRLLNIPIYPLTYSQHLKLKYGDFKNDISNPLIQMIFDGNIYDVNELERRIINIYSNFSNYNIYEWKNFLEFGGFPSSFYQNTNDITKKIVNMVDKVVTTDMTNIEGINNDTQYLAFQILNFFAFQNPGEVSKGSISNHFDAKIALVTKVLDILEKTQLIFHIEPFTSSVKRTTKPYEYFFATSSLKHNLILNIGNATFEDETAYMGKLLETYVASSFHDLDNKSQMNYKIYYDDSKKKSSEKNVDFIVQRGLEKPIPIEVSCGKKNKSQIKRAINTYNSPHGIIISNTTSNIVKEDNIIYLPPETFAFM